Proteins co-encoded in one Corynebacterium tuberculostearicum genomic window:
- the mqo gene encoding malate dehydrogenase (quinone), whose protein sequence is MSSAKKTAQVVDEVDVALIGAGIMSATLGAMLRELEPSWTQMIFERLDGPALESSSPWNNAGTGHSALCELNYTPEKNGRIDISKALGINEKFQKSRQFWSHQLNNGILTDPSEFINPVPHVSFAQGEIQVDYLKRRYDVLSEKHMFPGMQFSADDSVFAEKLPLMAQGRDFSNKVAISWTDAGTDVNFGALTKQFLTAAKASGTEIRYGHEVTDIKRDGSAWKVYSKNKHTDDITVVKAKFVFVGAGGYALDLLRKAKVKEVAGFAGFPVSGLWLRSKNPELVEQHQAKVYGKAAVGAPPMSVPHLDTRVIDGEKGLLFGPYGGWSPKFLKKGSYLDLFKSIRPDNITSYLGVAVQEFGLTKYLVDEVRKDFSDRVEALREYVPEAKESDWETVVAGQRVQVIKPAGAPQFGSLEFGTTLVNNQEGNIAGLLGASPGASITPAVMLELLERCFGEHMIDWADKIREMVPSYGIKLRNDKKLYDEMWEYTQKTLKLDR, encoded by the coding sequence CTCATTGGTGCCGGCATCATGAGCGCCACCCTGGGTGCTATGCTCCGCGAGTTGGAGCCCAGCTGGACTCAGATGATCTTTGAGCGCCTAGATGGCCCCGCATTGGAGTCTTCCTCCCCGTGGAATAATGCTGGTACTGGACACTCTGCACTGTGCGAGCTGAACTACACCCCGGAGAAGAATGGTCGCATCGATATCTCCAAGGCTCTGGGCATTAATGAAAAGTTCCAGAAGTCTCGCCAGTTCTGGTCCCACCAGCTCAACAACGGTATTCTGACCGACCCGAGCGAATTCATTAACCCAGTTCCTCACGTATCCTTTGCTCAAGGTGAAATCCAGGTGGACTACCTTAAGCGCCGCTATGACGTGTTGAGCGAGAAGCACATGTTCCCGGGCATGCAGTTCTCCGCTGATGATTCGGTCTTTGCGGAGAAGCTGCCGTTGATGGCACAGGGCCGCGATTTCTCCAATAAGGTAGCCATCTCCTGGACCGATGCTGGCACTGACGTTAACTTTGGTGCGCTGACCAAGCAGTTCCTGACCGCGGCTAAGGCCTCCGGTACCGAGATCCGCTACGGCCACGAGGTCACCGATATCAAGCGCGATGGCTCTGCGTGGAAGGTGTACTCGAAGAACAAGCACACCGACGACATCACTGTGGTCAAGGCCAAATTCGTTTTCGTTGGTGCCGGCGGTTATGCTCTCGATCTACTGCGCAAGGCCAAGGTGAAGGAAGTAGCCGGTTTTGCTGGCTTCCCGGTTTCCGGTTTGTGGCTGCGCTCCAAGAACCCGGAGCTGGTTGAGCAGCACCAGGCCAAGGTTTACGGCAAGGCTGCTGTGGGCGCTCCGCCAATGTCCGTGCCGCACCTGGACACCCGTGTCATCGATGGCGAGAAGGGGCTGCTCTTCGGTCCGTACGGCGGCTGGAGCCCGAAGTTCCTGAAGAAGGGAAGCTACCTGGACCTGTTCAAGTCCATCCGCCCAGATAACATCACCTCCTACCTTGGTGTGGCGGTTCAGGAGTTCGGACTGACTAAGTATCTAGTGGATGAAGTACGCAAGGACTTCTCCGACCGCGTGGAAGCCCTGCGGGAGTACGTACCGGAGGCAAAGGAAAGCGACTGGGAGACCGTCGTTGCTGGCCAGCGTGTTCAGGTGATCAAGCCTGCAGGTGCTCCGCAGTTCGGTTCTCTTGAGTTTGGTACCACCCTGGTTAATAACCAAGAGGGCAATATCGCCGGTCTGCTCGGCGCTTCCCCGGGCGCCTCTATCACCCCAGCCGTCATGTTGGAGTTGCTGGAGCGTTGCTTCGGTGAGCACATGATCGATTGGGCAGATAAGATCCGCGAGATGGTTCCGTCTTATGGCATTAAACTGCGCAATGACAAGAAGCTGTATGACGAAATGTGGGAGTACACCCAGAAGACCCTGAAGCTGGATCGCTAA
- a CDS encoding protein adenylyltransferase SelO → MQLHHDFAQKLPHLVHSTEGEEQPHPELVILNEELAMELGFDPDWLRSSEGLEFLTGRAGGHAMAYSGFQFGAFNPQMGDGRAMLLGEVEKDGQLWDLHAKGTGLTPYSRLGSDGRGTLSSMLREYLISEAMHALGVPTTRALAVISTGRPIQRGHVQPAGIVVRVAASHIRVGTFHLAAQTDYTRQLADYAIARHYPGSDYQEFFTQVMDTQIRTVSQWMRLGFIHGVMNTDNTTISGETIDYGPCAFMEVYSPDTVFSSIDRQGRYAFGNQPSILGWNLARLAESLLPLFDMDMNKAMDFAQETINSYTDRFEHHRNKDLARALDTSLEIASSYSAAMQLNGPDITLAHRALADAAAGHPTPARELLPEGDFVDEYLTSSPDPSRVDSAMPRVIPRNLAVEAALSSAERGEMGPFREILHAVTHPWYPHPSFEAPDPLGLKGYLTYCGT, encoded by the coding sequence ATGCAGCTACACCACGATTTTGCGCAGAAGCTTCCCCACCTAGTCCACTCCACCGAGGGCGAAGAGCAGCCACACCCAGAGTTGGTCATCCTCAACGAGGAACTCGCCATGGAATTGGGATTCGACCCTGACTGGCTGCGCTCATCCGAAGGCCTCGAGTTCCTCACCGGCCGCGCGGGCGGCCACGCCATGGCCTATTCCGGCTTCCAATTCGGTGCGTTTAATCCGCAGATGGGAGACGGCCGGGCTATGCTCTTAGGCGAAGTGGAAAAGGACGGCCAGCTCTGGGACTTGCATGCCAAGGGAACCGGACTGACTCCATATTCCCGCCTCGGGTCCGATGGCCGCGGAACGCTGTCTTCCATGCTGCGCGAGTACCTAATCTCTGAGGCCATGCATGCTTTAGGTGTGCCCACCACCCGAGCACTGGCGGTCATCTCCACCGGCCGGCCCATCCAACGCGGGCATGTGCAACCGGCCGGCATCGTGGTGCGCGTTGCCGCTAGCCATATTCGCGTGGGCACCTTTCATCTAGCCGCCCAGACGGATTACACCCGCCAGCTGGCCGATTATGCCATAGCTCGCCACTACCCTGGCTCGGACTACCAGGAATTTTTCACCCAAGTGATGGATACGCAGATCCGCACCGTGTCCCAATGGATGCGCTTGGGCTTTATCCACGGCGTGATGAATACGGATAACACCACCATCTCCGGCGAAACCATAGACTATGGTCCTTGTGCCTTTATGGAGGTATACTCCCCTGACACGGTCTTTTCCAGCATCGATAGGCAAGGCCGTTATGCCTTTGGCAATCAACCCTCCATCCTGGGATGGAATCTGGCCCGCTTGGCTGAATCCCTCCTGCCGCTCTTTGACATGGACATGAATAAGGCCATGGACTTCGCCCAAGAAACCATCAACAGCTATACAGATCGCTTTGAGCACCACCGCAATAAAGATTTAGCGAGGGCTTTGGACACCTCTCTGGAGATCGCTTCTTCCTATTCCGCTGCTATGCAGCTCAATGGTCCAGATATCACGCTGGCCCATCGTGCTCTTGCCGACGCCGCCGCGGGCCACCCCACCCCCGCCCGCGAGCTCCTTCCCGAGGGCGACTTCGTGGATGAGTACCTAACGTCCTCTCCCGATCCTTCCCGTGTTGATAGCGCCATGCCGCGAGTTATCCCCCGCAACCTTGCGGTAGAAGCCGCATTGAGCTCTGCCGAGCGTGGCGAGATGGGCCCCTTCCGTGAGATCCTCCATGCAGTCACCCATCCTTGGTATCCGCACCCTTCATTCGAAGCGCCGGATCCTCTTGGGCTCAAAGGCTATCTCACCTACTGCGGTACTTAA
- a CDS encoding PhzF family phenazine biosynthesis protein encodes MQHEFFEVDVFATGAFNGNALAVIAGADGLSAQQMQAIANWTNFSETTFLLEPNDARADYRVRIFTPYEEFDFAGHPTLGSAAAWRALGNKPQEKGRIAQECGVGLVTVREEQEVFSFAAPPLRREEPLTQAELEEACDGLGLKSADIVDHGWVDNGPGWRLLQLRDAAAVRAVKPRAKRPKVGIVGLNPNATEGEPTYEVRAFTTQFEDPVTGSFNGGAAQFMRSRNLVPSRYTAAQGSQVGRAGEVFINDDGTDIWVGGRAQIRVRGTLEV; translated from the coding sequence ATGCAGCACGAGTTCTTTGAGGTTGATGTTTTTGCCACCGGCGCCTTTAACGGCAACGCCCTAGCGGTGATAGCCGGCGCTGATGGGCTTAGCGCCCAGCAGATGCAAGCAATCGCGAACTGGACCAACTTTTCTGAGACCACTTTCCTGCTCGAGCCTAACGACGCCCGCGCGGACTACCGCGTCCGCATTTTCACCCCGTACGAGGAGTTTGACTTCGCCGGCCACCCCACCTTAGGCAGTGCTGCCGCGTGGCGAGCGCTGGGCAATAAACCACAGGAAAAAGGACGGATAGCCCAAGAATGCGGCGTGGGCCTAGTTACCGTACGCGAAGAACAGGAAGTCTTTTCCTTTGCTGCCCCACCGCTGCGCCGCGAAGAGCCGCTGACCCAGGCGGAGCTAGAGGAAGCCTGCGATGGGTTGGGGCTAAAAAGCGCCGACATTGTGGACCATGGCTGGGTGGACAATGGCCCGGGCTGGCGCTTGCTCCAATTGCGCGATGCCGCCGCGGTGCGCGCGGTTAAGCCGCGGGCCAAGCGCCCCAAGGTCGGCATTGTAGGACTTAATCCCAACGCCACTGAGGGCGAGCCGACCTATGAGGTTCGGGCCTTTACCACGCAATTCGAAGACCCAGTCACCGGTTCTTTCAATGGCGGCGCCGCACAGTTTATGCGCTCACGCAACTTGGTGCCGTCGCGTTATACCGCAGCGCAAGGCAGCCAGGTAGGCCGTGCGGGCGAAGTATTTATCAACGATGATGGCACGGATATCTGGGTGGGTGGTCGCGCCCAGATTCGCGTGCGCGGAACACTGGAGGTCTAA